Proteins from a genomic interval of Treponema brennaborense DSM 12168:
- a CDS encoding bifunctional indole-3-glycerol phosphate synthase/phosphoribosylanthranilate isomerase, protein MPDILAEIVARRARDLETLGATFGSTIPECRQRPIVPFLARPGTILEIKRASPSKGNIAPELNAAETARLYADAGTQAISVLTERNFFGGSLADLTDAARAAPRTAILRKDFILRKDEIGVSFRAGADAVLLIARILSAEKLREFALECRSFGITPFIEIRGEHDIEKFREAFRACSERDGNAQTERDGATPHPVPVAGVNARDLATFATDPLVPPSFTELAPYKVVFESGIRHPAAAAFAGSMGFDGILVGEAAARSPETVDAIVKAFTLQAEAAAEVKAKTKGEHGRTQRFLSENAAFWERIAVKLRTEKRRPLIKICGLTNEADAKYAAHSGADMLGFVFTPESPRNVSAERVRAIREALCAAGLRPPCIGVITDPDSAEAAEAAKLVREGVLDALQFHGCSVPDPASETARRIACYGAVRPESVSGLGELETLLEHGQPRVLLDAFHRNLNGGTGTQAAPAIVRAAAKMTPLWLAGGITPENVSSIIKEYDPELIDVSSGTELSPGKKDYAKIDALMNTIRRNTAE, encoded by the coding sequence ATGCCTGACATTTTAGCCGAAATCGTCGCACGGCGAGCGCGCGACCTTGAAACGCTCGGCGCAACCTTCGGAAGTACGATTCCCGAATGCCGGCAGCGGCCGATCGTACCGTTTCTGGCGCGGCCGGGAACGATTCTCGAAATAAAAAGGGCTTCTCCTTCCAAAGGAAACATCGCGCCGGAGCTGAACGCAGCGGAAACGGCGAGGCTGTATGCGGATGCGGGAACGCAGGCGATTTCGGTACTGACCGAACGGAACTTTTTCGGCGGTTCGCTTGCCGACCTGACGGACGCCGCACGGGCCGCTCCGCGGACAGCGATTCTCCGCAAGGATTTCATTCTGCGCAAAGACGAAATCGGCGTTTCGTTCCGAGCCGGAGCGGATGCCGTGCTGCTCATTGCGCGGATACTGAGTGCGGAAAAACTCCGCGAGTTCGCACTCGAATGCCGTTCGTTCGGCATAACGCCGTTTATCGAAATACGCGGCGAACACGATATCGAAAAATTCAGGGAAGCGTTCCGTGCGTGTTCCGAACGGGACGGAAACGCACAGACGGAACGGGACGGCGCGACGCCCCACCCCGTTCCCGTTGCAGGCGTGAACGCACGGGATCTTGCAACGTTCGCGACAGATCCGCTCGTACCGCCGTCTTTTACCGAACTCGCCCCGTACAAAGTCGTCTTCGAGTCGGGAATCCGTCATCCGGCAGCGGCGGCGTTCGCGGGAAGCATGGGTTTCGACGGGATTCTGGTGGGAGAAGCCGCGGCACGCAGCCCGGAAACGGTCGACGCCATAGTAAAAGCTTTTACGCTTCAGGCTGAAGCGGCGGCTGAAGTAAAGGCAAAAACGAAAGGTGAGCACGGCCGAACGCAGCGGTTCCTATCAGAAAACGCCGCGTTCTGGGAACGGATCGCCGTAAAACTCCGCACGGAAAAAAGGCGGCCGCTGATAAAAATCTGCGGACTGACGAACGAAGCCGACGCGAAATACGCAGCGCACTCCGGAGCGGATATGCTCGGCTTCGTATTCACACCGGAAAGTCCGCGAAACGTGAGCGCGGAACGGGTGCGCGCGATACGTGAAGCACTGTGCGCCGCCGGATTGCGCCCGCCGTGTATCGGCGTGATAACCGATCCCGATTCAGCCGAAGCGGCGGAAGCGGCAAAGCTCGTACGGGAAGGCGTGCTCGACGCGCTCCAATTTCACGGCTGCAGCGTACCCGACCCTGCTTCCGAAACCGCCCGGCGGATCGCCTGTTACGGCGCGGTGCGCCCCGAATCCGTGTCTGGCTTGGGCGAACTCGAAACCCTTTTGGAACACGGACAGCCGCGCGTACTGCTTGACGCGTTTCATCGGAATCTGAACGGCGGAACGGGAACGCAGGCGGCACCGGCTATCGTACGTGCGGCGGCAAAAATGACGCCGCTTTGGCTTGCCGGCGGCATTACGCCTGAAAATGTTTCTTCTATTATAAAGGAATACGATCCGGAATTGATCGACGTTTCGAGCGGAACGGAACTGTCGCCCGGAAAAAAAGATTACGCGAAAATAGACGCACTGATGAATACTATCCGCCGAAATACGGCGGAATAG
- the trpB gene encoding tryptophan synthase subunit beta, whose amino-acid sequence MNDYRNDGYFGRFGGKYVAEVLRRPLDELETAFYEAMNDEAFRAELDELRRDYIGRETPLLFAENATRELGGGRIYIKMEGLAHTGAHKINNALAQALLAKRMGKTRIIAETGAGQHGLATAAACAKLGLACTVYMGEVDVRRQQPNVAAMELYGAEVRPVASGSRTLKDAINEAMRDWAAHFETTHYLIGSALGPAPFPDIVRTFQSVIGEEVKKQAAERHIDIAALCACVGGGSNAIGFFAPFIGGESAARLNPASARTVSTAESLSGENPLHPNALPRLLAAEAGGIGSGIGENAVRMSGNAARDGIVHGYKSRFLLTPDGQVAQTRSISAGLDYPGIGPQLAALGTSGRIEFSAVRDDEALAALAFFAKHEGVLFALESAHAGALAMRIAQEIPRDKAIIINMSGRGDKDIFITSPVFRPAEWRRFLKSELARLESGTDIHQAESPADSCERAAADTADRPVRQ is encoded by the coding sequence ATGAACGATTACCGTAACGACGGATATTTCGGCAGATTCGGCGGAAAATACGTTGCCGAAGTACTGCGCCGGCCGCTCGATGAACTTGAAACGGCGTTTTATGAAGCGATGAACGACGAAGCGTTCCGTGCCGAACTCGACGAATTGCGCCGCGACTATATCGGACGGGAAACACCGCTTCTGTTCGCGGAAAACGCCACGCGCGAACTCGGCGGCGGCCGCATTTACATAAAAATGGAAGGACTTGCACACACCGGCGCGCACAAAATCAACAACGCGCTCGCGCAGGCACTCCTTGCCAAACGGATGGGAAAAACGCGCATCATAGCGGAAACCGGCGCCGGACAGCACGGGCTCGCCACGGCCGCCGCCTGTGCGAAACTCGGGCTCGCGTGCACCGTGTATATGGGAGAAGTCGACGTCAGACGGCAGCAACCGAACGTCGCCGCCATGGAATTGTACGGCGCAGAAGTGCGCCCGGTTGCTTCGGGTTCGCGCACGCTGAAAGACGCTATCAACGAGGCGATGCGCGACTGGGCGGCGCATTTCGAGACGACTCATTACCTGATCGGTTCCGCGCTCGGCCCGGCGCCGTTTCCCGATATCGTGCGCACGTTCCAATCGGTCATCGGTGAAGAAGTCAAAAAACAGGCGGCCGAACGGCATATCGACATTGCAGCGTTGTGCGCATGCGTCGGCGGCGGCTCGAACGCGATCGGCTTTTTTGCACCCTTTATCGGCGGAGAATCGGCCGCACGGCTGAATCCCGCATCCGCACGAACGGTTTCCACTGCCGAATCGTTATCCGGTGAAAACCCGCTGCACCCGAACGCACTGCCCCGGCTGCTCGCCGCGGAAGCGGGCGGCATCGGTTCCGGTATCGGCGAAAACGCCGTACGCATGAGCGGAAACGCCGCGCGCGACGGAATCGTGCACGGCTACAAAAGCCGGTTTCTGCTGACGCCGGACGGGCAAGTTGCCCAAACGCGCTCAATCTCGGCAGGGCTCGACTATCCGGGAATCGGTCCGCAGCTCGCCGCGCTCGGAACTTCCGGCAGAATCGAATTTTCGGCAGTCCGGGACGATGAAGCGCTCGCCGCGCTTGCGTTTTTTGCAAAACACGAAGGCGTTCTGTTCGCGCTTGAAAGCGCGCACGCAGGAGCGCTCGCGATGCGGATTGCACAAGAAATTCCGCGCGATAAAGCGATCATCATAAACATGTCCGGACGCGGCGACAAGGACATTTTCATCACGTCGCCGGTGTTCCGCCCCGCCGAATGGCGACGTTTTTTGAAGAGCGAACTCGCGCGGCTCGAAAGCGGAACGGATATTCATCAGGCCGAATCGCCGGCCGATTCGTGCGAACGGGCGGCAGCGGATACTGCGGACCGCCCGGTGCGGCAGTAA
- the trpA gene encoding tryptophan synthase subunit alpha produces the protein METIRNIKIPARAPITLMAHLVAGYPTDDAAFEAARALVRGGASILEIQLPFSDPSADGPAIQSTCASVLRRGYKTADGFKLIDRIRTAFPDVPVFVMTYASLAYAPGIETFVRRAAEAGVAGIIVPDLPFDADEGLAEACRRNGLHMIPVAAPSMSPHRLSQLARAGFPYLYAALRAGITGEKTVIGSGTVDFIRNVSAGGSAVFGGFGIETGEQAAALAPTVAAVVAGSVFVRTIAACTASGGTDAMAALNAAVSAKARELSGQAPEHKRQ, from the coding sequence ATGGAAACGATACGAAATATAAAAATACCGGCGCGCGCACCGATCACGTTGATGGCACACCTCGTCGCAGGATATCCGACGGACGACGCGGCGTTTGAAGCGGCGCGGGCACTCGTACGGGGCGGCGCTTCGATTCTCGAAATACAGCTGCCGTTCAGCGACCCGTCTGCAGACGGGCCGGCAATCCAGAGCACCTGCGCTTCGGTGCTGCGGCGCGGCTACAAAACGGCGGACGGATTCAAACTGATCGATCGGATACGGACGGCGTTTCCCGACGTTCCGGTTTTCGTAATGACGTACGCGTCCCTCGCCTACGCGCCCGGAATCGAAACGTTCGTCCGACGCGCGGCGGAAGCGGGAGTCGCGGGGATAATCGTCCCCGATCTGCCGTTCGACGCCGACGAGGGACTCGCCGAAGCCTGCCGGAGAAACGGCCTGCATATGATTCCCGTCGCCGCTCCGTCGATGAGTCCGCACCGGCTTTCACAGCTTGCACGTGCGGGTTTCCCGTACCTGTACGCCGCACTCCGCGCCGGCATCACCGGAGAAAAAACGGTTATCGGCAGCGGCACCGTCGATTTCATCAGGAACGTGTCGGCGGGAGGATCCGCCGTATTCGGCGGCTTCGGTATTGAAACCGGCGAACAGGCGGCGGCGCTCGCACCGACGGTAGCCGCGGTCGTCGCCGGTTCCGTGTTCGTGCGAACGATAGCCGCCTGCACCGCTTCCGGCGGTACGGACGCTATGGCCGCGCTGAATGCGGCGGTTTCGGCCAAAGCCCGCGAACTATCGGGTCAGGCGCCGGAACACAAGCGGCAGTAA
- a CDS encoding beta-N-acetylhexosaminidase: MDNYYGLVPRPRSVTAADGFFAVSAAFIECAAEFGETAAVCAAQLTEAGLACASGANGTGTANIRICEDAGVAHGEGYVLVVASDGITIRASRTAGVFYAFQTLRQLVMSAAEWYGCAAEGNGRPAENPVPVRLPCCRIADEPAYEWRGFMLDTSRNFYPASFIKKVIDALAFHKLNRFHWHLTDDQGWRLYVPEYPLLTGIGGFRGDFRAKWVGKTGGFYTDAEVSEIVEYARLRNIIVVPEIETPGHSSSVLAAYPGLGCTGGPYQVEQRFGVFDDVLCAGNDDVFKLYDAVFDTVCRLFPGPYVHIGGDECPRTNWKTCPKCQARMKAEGLRNEDEIQSWMTVRFASMLEKRGKIPVGWDEVLDGTERLGLPESMIVQSWRGIQGGVKASKLGHKVIMSPQTNGCYLDYKNYDDDSEPGWINSATAETSYGFSPIPEGSGIDASFVLGGQGNLWTEVVYASRIAEYMMFPRLCALAECLWLPEREKDFDGFAGRLDCHKKRLETLDLRYYRGKLR, from the coding sequence ATGGATAATTATTACGGGTTGGTTCCGCGCCCCCGGTCTGTGACCGCTGCGGACGGTTTTTTTGCAGTTTCTGCTGCTTTTATCGAGTGTGCTGCCGAGTTCGGCGAAACCGCGGCGGTATGCGCGGCTCAGCTGACGGAAGCAGGTCTTGCGTGCGCGTCCGGCGCGAACGGAACCGGAACGGCGAACATCCGTATATGTGAAGACGCGGGCGTTGCTCACGGTGAAGGATACGTCCTCGTCGTTGCATCTGACGGTATTACGATCCGTGCGTCCCGGACCGCGGGCGTTTTTTACGCGTTTCAAACGCTGCGTCAGCTGGTTATGAGCGCGGCGGAATGGTATGGATGCGCGGCGGAGGGGAACGGACGTCCTGCGGAGAACCCGGTTCCCGTTCGGCTGCCGTGCTGCCGCATTGCGGACGAACCGGCGTACGAATGGCGCGGCTTTATGCTCGACACGAGCCGAAATTTTTATCCCGCGTCGTTTATCAAAAAGGTTATCGATGCGCTTGCTTTTCACAAACTGAACCGCTTTCATTGGCATTTGACCGACGACCAAGGCTGGCGCTTGTACGTACCCGAATATCCGCTGCTGACCGGGATCGGCGGGTTTCGCGGCGATTTCCGTGCGAAATGGGTCGGCAAAACCGGCGGTTTTTATACCGATGCGGAGGTTTCGGAGATCGTCGAATATGCGCGCCTGCGCAATATCATCGTAGTGCCCGAAATCGAAACTCCCGGACATTCGTCGTCCGTACTTGCGGCCTATCCGGGACTGGGCTGTACGGGCGGCCCGTATCAGGTTGAACAGCGATTCGGCGTGTTCGACGACGTTTTATGTGCCGGAAACGACGACGTTTTCAAACTGTACGACGCCGTGTTCGACACGGTGTGCCGCCTGTTTCCGGGGCCGTACGTGCATATCGGCGGCGACGAGTGCCCGCGCACCAATTGGAAAACGTGCCCGAAATGTCAGGCGCGCATGAAAGCCGAAGGCTTGCGGAATGAAGATGAAATCCAAAGCTGGATGACCGTCCGTTTTGCCTCGATGCTTGAAAAACGCGGTAAAATTCCGGTAGGTTGGGACGAAGTTCTCGACGGAACCGAACGGCTCGGTTTGCCCGAATCCATGATCGTGCAGTCGTGGCGGGGCATTCAGGGCGGGGTGAAAGCATCTAAGCTCGGACACAAAGTGATCATGTCTCCGCAGACGAACGGCTGCTACCTCGATTACAAAAATTACGACGACGACAGCGAACCCGGCTGGATCAATTCGGCCACCGCCGAAACGTCTTACGGGTTTTCACCGATACCGGAAGGCAGCGGCATAGACGCGTCGTTCGTGCTCGGCGGGCAGGGCAATTTGTGGACGGAAGTCGTGTACGCGTCCCGTATCGCGGAATATATGATGTTTCCGCGGCTGTGCGCGCTGGCCGAATGTTTGTGGCTTCCCGAACGGGAAAAAGATTTCGACGGTTTCGCCGGACGGCTCGACTGCCACAAAAAGCGGCTTGAGACGCTCGACTTGCGGTATTATCGGGGCAAACTGCGGTAG
- a CDS encoding DNA-3-methyladenine glycosylase I codes for MERCKWCCDDGIVQKYHDEEWGMPLHNDRKHFEFISMEVMQCGLNWTMMLNKREIFKKCFSDFDFEKISQYTESDIVEILNHDGMIKSRRKIEAIIGNAAAFRNIIQEYGSFNHYIWSFSNNESLIYLKHQQGQPETKNDLSDKISIDLKKRGFKYLGSITVYAHLQACGIINDHTPTCFMYNKLVRMGNVRYIDD; via the coding sequence ATGGAGCGGTGTAAGTGGTGCTGTGACGATGGCATAGTGCAAAAATACCATGATGAAGAATGGGGAATGCCCTTACATAATGATAGAAAACATTTTGAGTTTATATCTATGGAAGTTATGCAATGCGGTTTAAATTGGACAATGATGTTAAATAAAAGGGAAATATTTAAAAAGTGTTTTTCTGATTTCGATTTTGAAAAAATTTCTCAATATACGGAAAGTGATATTGTTGAAATATTGAATCACGATGGAATGATAAAATCAAGACGAAAAATAGAAGCTATTATAGGAAATGCCGCTGCTTTTAGAAATATAATTCAGGAATATGGCAGTTTTAATCACTATATTTGGTCTTTTTCAAATAATGAGAGTTTGATCTATTTGAAACATCAGCAAGGACAGCCGGAAACGAAGAATGACTTATCGGATAAAATAAGTATAGATTTGAAAAAACGTGGTTTTAAATACTTAGGTTCAATTACAGTTTATGCTCACCTTCAAGCGTGTGGAATTATCAATGATCATACTCCTACTTGCTTTATGTATAATAAGCTGGTTAGGATGGGAAACGTGAGATATATTGATGATTGA
- a CDS encoding UDP-N-acetylglucosamine 4,6-dehydratase encodes MMDSILPLIGRTAPLFEKDIAAHEAELSSIISSSKFLVIGGAGSIGSAVTREIFRRNPRLLHVVDISENNMVELVRDIRSSMGYSDGEFATFAIDCGSDIFDDFIQAQIKKNGGYDYVLNLSALKHVRSEKDPYTLMRMIDVNVFNTDKTMCQARNMQAKKYFCVSTDKAANPVNMMGASKRIMEMFLMRRSLEMPVSTARFANVAFSDGSLLYGFNRRLEKNQPLSAPNDVRRYFVTPKESGELCLMSCLLGENRDVFFPKLDYDLNLITFSQIAVKYLESRGYKPYECESEDEARAKVSELKAVGNYPVYFFKSDTTGEKDFEEFFTDKENLDMNRFKNLGVIKNEPVFEQKKLEIFIEMIKAMRAKGEWTRGELIALFNEMIPNFNHKETGKFLDGRM; translated from the coding sequence ATGATGGACTCAATTCTTCCCCTTATCGGGCGTACTGCACCCCTGTTTGAAAAGGACATCGCGGCACACGAAGCAGAACTTTCTTCTATTATTTCTTCGTCAAAATTTCTTGTAATCGGCGGCGCCGGCTCGATTGGCTCTGCCGTTACCCGAGAGATTTTCAGGCGCAATCCCCGGCTTCTGCACGTGGTTGATATAAGCGAGAACAATATGGTTGAGCTGGTGCGCGACATACGTTCGTCTATGGGATATTCGGACGGAGAGTTTGCAACGTTCGCCATTGACTGCGGCTCGGACATATTCGACGACTTTATACAGGCGCAGATTAAGAAAAACGGCGGATACGACTATGTCCTGAACCTTTCCGCTTTGAAACACGTACGCTCGGAAAAAGACCCGTATACCCTGATGCGGATGATAGATGTAAATGTATTCAATACCGATAAAACGATGTGTCAGGCACGCAATATGCAGGCAAAAAAGTATTTCTGCGTTTCGACCGACAAGGCGGCCAATCCGGTAAACATGATGGGTGCGTCTAAGCGTATCATGGAGATGTTTTTGATGCGGCGTTCTCTTGAGATGCCTGTTTCAACGGCTCGCTTTGCAAATGTCGCGTTCAGCGACGGCTCGCTTTTGTACGGCTTCAACCGTCGTCTGGAAAAGAATCAGCCTCTTTCGGCGCCGAATGACGTGCGCCGCTATTTTGTTACGCCGAAAGAATCCGGCGAGCTGTGTCTGATGAGCTGTTTGCTCGGTGAAAACCGCGACGTGTTCTTTCCTAAGCTTGATTACGATTTAAACCTTATTACATTCAGTCAGATAGCGGTAAAATATCTTGAAAGTCGCGGTTACAAGCCTTATGAGTGCGAAAGTGAGGACGAGGCGCGTGCTAAGGTCAGCGAATTAAAAGCCGTTGGAAACTATCCGGTGTATTTTTTCAAAAGCGATACTACCGGCGAAAAAGATTTTGAAGAATTCTTTACGGATAAAGAAAATCTTGATATGAATCGCTTTAAAAATCTTGGAGTTATAAAGAACGAGCCGGTTTTTGAGCAGAAAAAACTTGAGATATTCATCGAAATGATAAAAGCAATGCGTGCAAAAGGCGAGTGGACGCGCGGCGAGCTTATCGCTCTTTTTAACGAGATGATTCCGAACTTTAACCACAAGGAAACTGGCAAATTTCTTGACGGCAGAATGTGA
- a CDS encoding sugar transferase — protein MTRFFDILFSGIAIIILLPFMIPIMIALKLTGEHDVFYSQIRIGKGRKEFKLLKFATMLRDSPNLAGGLYTSKNDPRMLPMGKFLRKTKINELPQLLNIFAGQMSIIGYRPTVREHFEGYPENCKVVLEKSRPGLSGIGSIVFRNEEEILQNFEDKKSFHQNSIAPYKAALEVWYIQHKTLWLYLKLIFMTAEAVLNPSSKKWRTAFKDLPPVPSELEQYI, from the coding sequence ATGACACGTTTCTTTGATATTCTCTTTTCGGGTATTGCCATCATTATCCTTTTGCCATTCATGATTCCTATAATGATTGCGCTTAAACTCACCGGCGAGCATGATGTTTTTTATAGTCAAATAAGAATCGGAAAGGGGAGAAAAGAATTTAAGTTGTTGAAGTTCGCTACAATGCTTCGTGATTCCCCCAATCTTGCCGGAGGTTTATATACCAGTAAGAATGATCCACGTATGCTTCCGATGGGAAAATTCCTGCGAAAAACTAAAATAAACGAGTTGCCTCAGTTGTTGAATATTTTTGCGGGACAGATGAGTATAATTGGCTATCGTCCTACAGTAAGAGAACACTTTGAAGGATATCCTGAAAACTGCAAAGTTGTTTTGGAAAAATCCAGACCGGGATTGTCTGGAATTGGTTCAATTGTTTTTAGGAATGAAGAAGAAATTCTACAGAACTTTGAAGATAAAAAATCTTTTCATCAGAATAGTATTGCACCTTACAAAGCGGCACTTGAGGTTTGGTATATTCAACATAAAACATTGTGGTTATACCTCAAATTAATTTTTATGACAGCAGAAGCTGTACTGAATCCATCTTCAAAAAAGTGGCGGACGGCTTTTAAGGACTTGCCTCCTGTTCCGTCTGAACTTGAGCAGTATATTTAA
- a CDS encoding glycosyltransferase family 2 protein codes for MITASIVLYKTNISELVTAIKSYAPSADKLLYLIDNSPAALPLPKEISENEYIFYMFLNSNKGYGAGHNIAIKQAMTNKSDFHFVLNPDIEFDSEIINKIVCFMESNVRVGLLMPQILNTDGSLQYVCKLLPTLTNMFLRGFLSRTKIAEKMNERFELRKTGYNRVIHVPYISGCFMVFRVSVFENVGVFDENIFMNMEDADISRRVASCYETVMYPEVSIIHKWNRESHKSKKMFIQTLKSAIYYFNKYGWFFDSERKRINDEALDFNFPGSNF; via the coding sequence ATGATAACTGCAAGCATCGTCCTTTATAAAACAAATATATCTGAACTAGTAACCGCTATAAAATCATATGCCCCAAGTGCAGATAAACTATTATATCTTATAGATAACTCACCAGCGGCCCTTCCTTTGCCAAAAGAAATATCTGAAAATGAATATATTTTTTATATGTTCCTAAATTCTAATAAAGGCTATGGCGCAGGGCATAATATTGCAATAAAACAAGCTATGACGAATAAGTCAGATTTTCATTTTGTTCTGAACCCTGATATTGAATTTGATTCTGAAATAATAAATAAAATAGTCTGTTTCATGGAATCAAATGTGAGAGTTGGCTTATTGATGCCTCAAATTCTAAATACAGATGGTTCTTTACAGTATGTTTGTAAATTATTGCCAACACTTACAAATATGTTTTTAAGAGGCTTTCTTTCAAGGACAAAGATAGCTGAAAAAATGAATGAACGATTTGAATTAAGAAAAACTGGATACAATAGAGTCATTCATGTTCCCTATATAAGCGGATGTTTCATGGTTTTTAGGGTTTCTGTCTTTGAAAATGTTGGGGTATTTGATGAAAATATTTTCATGAATATGGAAGATGCAGATATCTCTAGGAGAGTTGCATCTTGTTATGAAACGGTGATGTATCCAGAAGTTTCAATTATTCATAAGTGGAATAGAGAGTCGCATAAGTCAAAAAAAATGTTCATACAGACATTAAAATCAGCAATTTATTATTTTAACAAATATGGGTGGTTCTTTGATTCCGAAAGAAAAAGAATTAATGACGAGGCTCTCGACTTTAATTTCCCTGGATCAAATTTCTAA
- a CDS encoding acyltransferase family protein, which produces MNERFVFQNKIEKSCTLPSHYKEIDIIKAISIIFVVLGHTYDPFCNKFVYLFHVSAFYIAAGFCYNEKYSESFKSVLTLMRKRIYSLWIPYMAYNIVFLCLQNAFVGGGVLTDDHLYFELNPLLPDGFCKLITLKQAATILLKMCFFIHSRPFMGALWFLGGLFYVTVFYAGIDWLLKKINSQKFHIIFSVLFLITGFLIKNHYPSFKPILIVMCTEVLFAAGVYIKQYNFLELLKKVNVFLLLGITFFILLFLTRYGRISIASVNLVNPLFFIVSSLTGFLFLWSLSQVILMYSKFFVQVLLYIGSHTIPILALHILSFKIITFVQMKIYSADHIVFSLFPVWKNEWYWCFAYTVVGVAIPIIISILLGHVKLLRKIFKF; this is translated from the coding sequence ATGAACGAAAGATTTGTTTTTCAAAATAAAATTGAAAAAAGTTGTACGTTACCTTCTCATTATAAAGAAATAGATATCATAAAAGCAATAAGTATAATCTTTGTAGTTCTTGGACATACTTACGACCCATTTTGTAATAAGTTTGTTTATCTTTTCCATGTGTCAGCTTTTTATATTGCAGCAGGTTTTTGCTATAACGAAAAATATTCTGAAAGCTTTAAATCCGTTTTGACTTTGATGCGTAAAAGAATATATTCCTTATGGATTCCTTATATGGCGTATAATATAGTATTTTTATGTTTACAGAATGCATTTGTAGGGGGGGGGGTATTAACTGATGATCATTTATACTTTGAACTAAATCCTCTTTTGCCAGATGGATTTTGTAAATTAATAACTCTAAAACAAGCAGCGACAATTCTTTTAAAGATGTGTTTTTTTATACATTCGCGCCCTTTTATGGGGGCATTATGGTTTTTGGGGGGACTATTTTATGTAACTGTTTTTTATGCAGGTATCGACTGGCTCCTAAAAAAAATAAACTCTCAAAAATTTCATATTATTTTTTCTGTTTTATTTTTAATTACAGGTTTTTTGATAAAAAATCATTATCCTTCTTTTAAGCCTATTTTGATTGTAATGTGTACTGAAGTACTCTTTGCTGCAGGTGTATACATTAAACAATATAATTTTTTAGAACTGTTGAAAAAAGTAAATGTTTTTCTTCTCTTGGGGATTACTTTTTTTATCCTTTTATTTTTGACTAGATACGGTAGAATTTCTATTGCGAGCGTTAATCTTGTAAATCCGCTATTTTTTATAGTATCTTCTCTCACTGGTTTTCTATTTTTATGGTCTTTGAGTCAGGTGATTCTTATGTACTCAAAATTTTTTGTGCAAGTTTTACTTTATATTGGCTCTCATACCATACCGATTTTGGCATTGCATATATTAAGCTTTAAAATAATTACTTTTGTACAAATGAAAATCTATTCTGCTGATCACATTGTTTTTTCATTGTTTCCTGTTTGGAAAAATGAATGGTATTGGTGTTTTGCCTATACGGTGGTTGGTGTTGCAATTCCAATTATAATTTCAATTCTATTAGGACATGTAAAATTATTACGAAAAATATTTAAATTCTAG
- the rpiB gene encoding ribose 5-phosphate isomerase B, with the protein MKVAIGCDHAGFEYKEKLKVWLVEHGYGCEDVGAFSLESVDYPIYAKAVCHKVVSKEVDFGILLCGTGIGMSIAANKVKGIRAAACSDIKSAELTRQHNDANVLCMGAQIIGFITAREIVKTFLSNSFVSGKHKVRLDMLEN; encoded by the coding sequence ATGAAAGTTGCAATAGGCTGTGATCATGCAGGATTTGAATATAAAGAAAAGTTAAAAGTATGGCTTGTTGAGCATGGGTATGGATGTGAAGATGTAGGAGCCTTTTCATTGGAGTCTGTTGATTACCCTATTTATGCGAAAGCAGTTTGTCATAAAGTTGTTTCAAAAGAAGTTGATTTTGGAATCCTTCTATGTGGAACTGGAATAGGAATGAGTATTGCCGCGAATAAAGTAAAAGGGATTCGTGCTGCTGCTTGCTCTGATATAAAATCTGCGGAACTTACTCGCCAGCATAATGATGCAAATGTATTGTGTATGGGAGCTCAGATTATTGGATTTATAACAGCTCGTGAAATAGTAAAAACATTTTTATCTAATTCTTTTGTTAGCGGAAAGCATAAAGTTAGGCTTGATATGTTGGAGAATTAA